The genomic interval GCTCGCGGCGATCGGGATCTCCTCGCCCGTGCGCGGATTGCGGCCCGTCCGCGCCTTTCGCGAGCGCAATTCGAAGGTGCCGAATCCGGTGATCTGCACCTTCTCGCCGCTGTCGAGCGCATTGGCGATGACGCCGTTGCGCGGATCCGTGGCGAAGAGCGCATCCACCGCGCTGCGCGCATCCTTGCGGCTGAGGCCGCTGGCTTCTGCAAGCCGGTCGGCGAGTTCCGCCCTGTTCATCGCGATGCCTCCGCGCGTTCGATCACGTGCAGCGATCGTGCCTAGAAACCACCGAACCCAGCGTTGCGGTCGCCCGACTCGATCTTGATATCCTCAGGATGGGCCTTCAGATAGATGCGGAAATAGTACTGCTCCCGTCCCTGGAAGACAAGCCGCGAGAAGCTGGCTTCCCAGCAGTGCAGATCGCGCGTCAGGTGGATCGACTGCGTGCCGAGAACGCCGTCCGCGAGATTCAAGCTGGTTCGATAGTCAAGGCTCCAGTTCTCCGTTAGATCGAGCCGGCCGCCGACGTTGATCGTGGGGCTGGGCGCACTCGCAGGGGTGCGGTTCAATGTGAAGCTCGTGGATAGGTTCCAGCGCTGCGCTCCATTCGGGCTCGCCGCCGCGCCACCCGCCGCCGACGGCTCGCTCTCGCGCAGCGGCGCGTTCGGGTCGAAGGCATCCGGTGCCGGCGCGGCCGGCGCTGCCGGCGTCGCGCCTTCGCGCTCGAGCACCAGATTCCGTTGCTGCTCGTTGCGCTCGACGTTGCCGTAGCGGAAGCTCCCGCTCAGGCTCAGACTCCCCGAGAAGGTGGTGCTGAGCTTCTCGCCCTCGTTGACATCGTAGGATTGGCGCAGCGCCAGGTTGAAGGCCGGCAGCGGATTGAACTGGAAGCTGCTGCTGAGGGCGCTCCAGGGCCGCTCGTCCGCTCGCTTCGTGAGGTCGTAGCCGGTCGTCAGATTCCAGGTGAGCACGCCCGGCTTGCGCTCGGCCTTTTCCCCCTCGCCCAGCTTGAGATCGAGACTGTTGTCCAGCGAGAGGTTGACGCTGCGGCTGAGGCTGAAGGTCTTGCCCCGGTTCTCGGCGTAGCTCCAGCTCGCCGCCGGCGCCAGCGTGTGGCGGACCCCCGTCAAGCGACCGAGACGCGGGTAGAAGAGCCCGAAGAGCTTCAGCGAGACCGCCGTGCTCGCGCTCCAGCGGTGGCTGAACTCGCCGCCGCGGATTTCGCTGCCGGCGACGCTGGCCAGCGCCGCCGTCTCGCCCGTCGGCACGAGTGGGCTCACGCCCGGCGGCAGGATGTCGCCCTTGCCGAAGCGTGCTCGGCCCGCTACGGCGACGGGCTGGTTGCTGCGGTTCCAGTTCTCCGAGGCGCTCAGGCCGGGCCGCACCGTGAGCAGGCCCAGCTTGAAGTTGAGACCCAGGCTGCTGCCTGTCGAGGCGGACTCCGTCACCACGCGCTTCGTCTCGTAGTTGCGCGTCGCGCGCGTGTAGCTCAGGCGCGGGGTCAGCTTGAGCC from bacterium carries:
- a CDS encoding HU family DNA-binding protein gives rise to the protein MNRAELADRLAEASGLSRKDARSAVDALFATDPRNGVIANALDSGEKVQITGFGTFELRSRKARTGRNPRTGEEIPIAASRQPVFAAGKSLKDRYNG